A genome region from Stenotrophomonas maltophilia includes the following:
- a CDS encoding F0F1 ATP synthase subunit epsilon, translated as MSTIRCDIVSAEQEIFRGEATLVVATGELGELGIAPKHAPLITRLKPGKVVVTTPNGEQLDFAISGGILEVQPQVVTVLADTAIRAQDIDEASVRKAKEEAERILANRGEAMEVAEAQQKLAEAVVQLQALERLRKTLKH; from the coding sequence ATGAGCACGATCCGTTGCGACATCGTCAGCGCCGAGCAGGAAATCTTCCGTGGCGAAGCGACCCTGGTCGTGGCCACCGGTGAGCTGGGCGAACTGGGCATCGCGCCCAAGCACGCGCCGCTGATCACCCGCCTGAAGCCGGGCAAGGTGGTGGTGACCACGCCGAACGGCGAGCAGCTGGATTTCGCCATTTCCGGCGGCATCCTGGAAGTTCAGCCGCAGGTGGTGACCGTGCTGGCCGACACCGCGATCCGCGCGCAGGACATCGACGAAGCCTCGGTCCGCAAGGCCAAGGAAGAAGCCGAGCGCATCCTGGCCAACCGCGGTGAAGCCATGGAAGTGGCCGAAGCCCAGCAGAAGCTGGCCGAAGCCGTTGTCCAGCTGCAGGCCCTGGAACGCCTGCGCAAGACGCTCAAGCACTGA
- the atpD gene encoding F0F1 ATP synthase subunit beta, producing MSQGKIVQIIGAVVDVEFPRESVPKVYDALKVDNTEITLEVQQQLGDGVVRTIALGSTDGLKRNLVATNTGRGISVPVGAGTLGRIMDVLGRPIDEAGPVAASDNWEIHRAAPSYEDQSPATELLETGIKVIDLMCPFAKGGKVGLFGGAGVGKTVNMMELINNIAKAHSGLSVFAGVGERTREGNDFYHEMKDSNVLDKVAMVYGQMNEPPGNRLRVALTGLTMAEYFRDEKDENGKGKDVLLFVDNIYRYTLAGTEVSALLGRMPSAVGYQPTLAEEMGVLQERITSTKNGSITSIQAVYVPADDLTDPSPATTFAHLDSTVTLSRSIASLGIYPAVDPLDSTSRQMDPLVIGHEHYDTAQRVQQTLQKYKELKDIIAILGMDELSEEDKQAVSRARKIERFFSQPFHVAEVFTGSPGKYVPLKDTIRGFKAIVDGEYDHLPEQAFYMVGGIEEAVEKAKKMAEKA from the coding sequence ATGAGTCAGGGCAAGATCGTTCAGATCATCGGCGCGGTCGTCGACGTCGAATTCCCGCGTGAGTCGGTGCCGAAGGTGTACGACGCGCTGAAGGTCGACAACACCGAAATCACCCTTGAAGTCCAGCAGCAGCTGGGCGACGGCGTGGTGCGTACCATCGCCCTCGGTTCCACCGACGGCCTGAAGCGCAACCTGGTCGCCACCAACACCGGTCGTGGCATCTCGGTGCCGGTCGGCGCCGGCACCCTGGGCCGCATCATGGACGTGCTCGGCCGTCCGATCGACGAAGCCGGCCCGGTGGCTGCCAGCGACAACTGGGAAATCCACCGTGCGGCGCCGTCGTACGAAGACCAGTCCCCGGCCACCGAGCTGCTGGAAACCGGCATCAAGGTCATCGACCTGATGTGCCCGTTCGCCAAGGGCGGCAAGGTCGGCCTGTTCGGCGGCGCCGGCGTCGGCAAGACCGTCAACATGATGGAGCTGATCAACAACATCGCCAAGGCGCACAGCGGTCTGTCCGTGTTCGCCGGCGTGGGTGAGCGTACCCGTGAGGGCAACGACTTCTACCACGAAATGAAGGACTCCAACGTCCTCGACAAGGTGGCGATGGTGTACGGCCAGATGAACGAGCCGCCGGGCAACCGTCTGCGCGTCGCCCTGACCGGCCTGACCATGGCCGAGTACTTCCGCGACGAGAAGGACGAAAACGGCAAGGGCAAGGACGTCCTGCTGTTCGTCGACAACATCTACCGCTACACCCTGGCCGGTACCGAAGTGTCGGCACTGCTGGGCCGCATGCCGTCCGCCGTGGGTTACCAGCCGACCCTGGCCGAGGAAATGGGCGTCCTGCAGGAGCGCATCACCTCGACCAAGAATGGCTCGATCACCTCGATCCAGGCCGTCTACGTTCCCGCGGACGACCTGACCGACCCGTCGCCGGCGACCACCTTCGCCCACCTGGACTCGACCGTCACCCTGTCGCGTTCGATCGCCTCGCTGGGTATCTACCCGGCCGTCGATCCGCTGGACTCCACCAGCCGCCAGATGGATCCGCTGGTCATCGGCCACGAGCACTACGACACCGCCCAGCGCGTCCAGCAGACCCTGCAGAAGTACAAGGAACTGAAGGACATCATCGCGATCCTGGGCATGGACGAACTGTCCGAAGAGGACAAGCAGGCCGTGTCGCGCGCCCGTAAGATCGAGCGCTTCTTCAGCCAGCCGTTCCACGTGGCCGAAGTGTTCACCGGTTCGCCGGGCAAGTACGTGCCTCTGAAGGACACCATCCGTGGCTTCAAGGCCATCGTCGATGGCGAGTACGACCACCTGCCGGAGCAGGCGTTCTACATGGTCGGCGGCATCGAAGAAGCGGTCGAGAAGGCCAAGAAGATGGCCGAGAAGGCCTGA
- the atpG gene encoding F0F1 ATP synthase subunit gamma has translation MASGREIKTKIKSVQNTRKVTRALEMVSASKIRKAQDRMKTSRPYAQAMKQVIGHLAQASTDYQHPFLVEREQVKRVGFIVISSDRGLAGGLNNNLFRKMLGEAKAWQDKGAEVDLVTIGQKASTFFRRVKVNMVGSVTHIGDVPKLESLIGVIKVMLDAFTEGKVDRVYLVYNRFVNTMTQKASFDQLLPLPPAEKQVAHHDWDYLYEPDAATVLEHVMTRYIESLVYQALLENVASEHAARMVAMKAASDNANKLIGTLQLVYNKARQAAITQEISEIVGGAAAV, from the coding sequence ATGGCAAGCGGACGCGAAATCAAAACCAAGATCAAGAGCGTGCAGAACACCCGCAAGGTGACGCGCGCCCTGGAAATGGTCTCGGCCTCCAAGATCCGCAAGGCGCAGGATCGGATGAAGACCTCGCGTCCGTACGCGCAGGCGATGAAGCAGGTGATCGGTCATCTGGCCCAGGCCAGCACCGACTACCAGCATCCGTTCCTGGTCGAGCGCGAGCAGGTCAAGCGGGTCGGTTTCATCGTGATCTCCTCCGATCGCGGCCTGGCCGGCGGCCTGAACAACAACCTGTTCCGCAAGATGCTGGGCGAAGCCAAGGCATGGCAGGACAAGGGTGCTGAAGTGGACCTGGTGACCATCGGCCAGAAGGCATCGACCTTCTTCCGACGCGTGAAGGTCAACATGGTCGGCAGCGTGACCCACATCGGCGACGTGCCGAAGCTGGAATCGCTGATCGGTGTGATCAAGGTCATGCTCGACGCCTTCACCGAAGGCAAGGTCGACCGCGTGTACCTGGTCTACAACCGCTTCGTGAACACCATGACGCAGAAGGCCAGCTTCGATCAGCTGCTGCCGCTGCCGCCGGCTGAGAAGCAGGTCGCTCACCACGACTGGGATTACCTGTACGAACCCGATGCCGCGACCGTGCTGGAGCACGTGATGACGCGTTACATCGAGTCGCTGGTGTACCAGGCACTGCTGGAAAACGTCGCCTCCGAGCATGCAGCACGCATGGTTGCGATGAAGGCGGCGAGCGACAACGCCAACAAGCTGATCGGCACCCTGCAGCTCGTCTACAACAAGGCGCGCCAGGCAGCGATCACCCAGGAAATCTCCGAAATCGTCGGCGGCGCGGCAGCAGTCTGA
- the atpA gene encoding F0F1 ATP synthase subunit alpha, with protein MATTLNPSEISELIKNRIEKVKLAAESRNEGTVTSVSDGIVRIFGLADVMQGEMIELPNNTFALALNLERDSVGAVVLGDYEHLREGDVAKTTGRILEVPVGPELLGRVVNALGEPIDGKGPLGTDLTAPVERVAPGVIWRKSVDQPVQTGYKSVDSMIPIGRGQRELIIGDRQTGKTAMAIDAVINQKGTGIKCVYVAIGQKASTIANIVRKLEENGALAHTIVVAATASESAAMQYISAYSGCTMGEYFMDRGEDALIVYDDLSKQAVAYRQISLLLKRPPGREAYPGDVFYLHSRLLERAARVSEEYVEKFTEGKVTGKTGSLTALPIIETQAGDVSAFVPTNVISITDGQIFLETDLFNAGIRPAVNAGISVSRVGGSAQTKIIKKLSGGIRISLAQYRELAAFAQFASDLDEATRKQLERGQRVTELMKQKQYAPMSIANQALSIYAVNEGYLDDVPVNKLLAFEEGLHAHFANTQGELISKVNATGGWDNDIEGAFKKGIAEFKTTGSW; from the coding sequence ATGGCAACCACGCTCAACCCCTCCGAAATCAGCGAACTGATCAAGAACCGCATCGAGAAGGTCAAGCTGGCCGCGGAATCGCGCAACGAAGGCACCGTGACCAGCGTGTCCGACGGCATCGTGCGCATCTTCGGTCTGGCCGACGTGATGCAGGGCGAAATGATCGAACTGCCGAACAACACCTTCGCACTGGCCCTGAACCTGGAGCGCGACTCGGTCGGCGCCGTGGTCCTGGGTGACTACGAGCACCTGCGCGAAGGTGACGTCGCCAAGACCACCGGCCGCATCCTGGAAGTGCCGGTCGGTCCGGAACTGCTGGGCCGCGTCGTGAACGCGCTGGGCGAGCCGATCGACGGCAAGGGCCCGCTGGGCACCGACCTGACCGCTCCGGTGGAGCGCGTTGCTCCGGGCGTGATCTGGCGCAAGTCGGTCGACCAGCCGGTGCAGACGGGTTACAAGTCGGTCGACTCGATGATCCCGATCGGCCGTGGCCAGCGCGAGCTGATCATCGGCGACCGCCAGACCGGCAAGACCGCGATGGCGATCGATGCGGTGATCAACCAGAAGGGCACCGGCATCAAGTGCGTGTACGTTGCGATCGGCCAGAAGGCTTCGACCATCGCCAACATCGTGCGCAAGCTGGAAGAGAACGGCGCGCTGGCCCACACCATCGTGGTGGCCGCGACCGCTTCCGAATCGGCTGCCATGCAGTACATCAGCGCCTACTCGGGCTGCACCATGGGTGAGTACTTCATGGACCGCGGCGAAGACGCGCTGATCGTGTACGACGATCTGTCCAAGCAGGCCGTCGCCTACCGCCAGATCTCGCTGCTGCTGAAGCGCCCGCCGGGTCGTGAAGCCTACCCGGGTGACGTGTTCTACCTGCACTCCCGTCTGCTTGAGCGCGCAGCCCGCGTGTCCGAGGAGTACGTCGAGAAGTTCACCGAAGGCAAGGTCACCGGCAAGACCGGTTCGCTGACCGCGCTGCCGATCATCGAAACCCAGGCCGGCGACGTGTCCGCCTTCGTTCCGACCAACGTGATCTCGATCACCGACGGCCAGATCTTCCTGGAAACCGACCTGTTCAACGCCGGCATCCGCCCGGCCGTGAACGCGGGTATCTCGGTGTCGCGCGTCGGTGGCTCGGCCCAGACCAAGATCATCAAGAAGCTGTCGGGCGGCATCCGTATCTCGCTGGCCCAGTACCGCGAGCTGGCTGCGTTCGCGCAGTTCGCCTCGGACCTGGACGAAGCGACCCGCAAGCAGCTGGAGCGTGGCCAGCGCGTCACCGAGCTGATGAAGCAGAAGCAGTACGCGCCGATGTCGATCGCCAACCAGGCGCTGTCGATCTACGCCGTCAACGAGGGTTACCTCGACGACGTGCCGGTCAACAAGCTGCTGGCGTTCGAAGAAGGCCTGCACGCCCACTTCGCCAACACCCAGGGCGAGCTGATCAGCAAGGTCAACGCCACCGGCGGTTGGGACAACGACATCGAAGGTGCCTTCAAGAAGGGCATCGCCGAGTTCAAGACCACCGGCAGCTGGTAA
- a CDS encoding F0F1 ATP synthase subunit delta — protein sequence MSQALTLARPYARAAFATARDEGAFAPWSDALAFSAHVAADPRVAALLANPELGRDDAVALLAPVSHGETYSRFLAILAESHRLPLLPEISGMFDALRAEAEHVVKATVTSAAELSAGELDAIKVALRKRFNREVDVTTAVDASLIGGAVIDAGDVVIDGSLKGKLARLQTALAN from the coding sequence ATGAGCCAGGCCCTCACGCTTGCCCGCCCGTACGCCCGCGCCGCGTTCGCGACCGCGCGCGACGAAGGCGCGTTCGCGCCGTGGTCGGACGCCCTGGCGTTCTCCGCCCACGTCGCCGCCGACCCGCGCGTGGCGGCCCTGCTCGCCAACCCGGAGCTGGGTCGTGACGACGCCGTCGCCCTGCTGGCGCCGGTGTCGCACGGCGAGACCTACTCGCGCTTCCTGGCCATTCTGGCCGAATCGCATCGTCTGCCGCTGCTGCCGGAAATCTCCGGCATGTTCGACGCCCTGCGCGCCGAAGCCGAGCACGTGGTCAAGGCCACCGTCACCTCGGCCGCCGAACTGTCGGCCGGTGAACTGGACGCGATCAAGGTCGCGCTGCGCAAGCGCTTCAACCGCGAGGTCGACGTGACCACCGCGGTCGATGCCTCGCTGATCGGCGGCGCCGTGATCGACGCCGGCGACGTGGTCATCGATGGTTCGCTGAAGGGCAAGCTGGCCCGTCTGCAGACCGCGCTCGCTAACTGA
- a CDS encoding F0F1 ATP synthase subunit B, with protein MNINFTLLAQALAFAGLIWIIATKIWPPLMNAIEERQQKIAEGLAAADRSQKDLAQAQEKVNEALKEARTKANEIIDQAHARANQIVDAARNEAITEATRQKELAQAEIDAAANRAREDLRKQVSALAVTGAEKLLKREIDANAHKALLDELASEI; from the coding sequence ATGAATATCAATTTCACCCTTCTTGCGCAGGCGCTGGCCTTCGCTGGTCTGATCTGGATCATCGCGACCAAGATCTGGCCGCCGCTGATGAACGCGATCGAAGAGCGCCAGCAGAAGATTGCTGAAGGCCTCGCTGCTGCCGACCGCAGCCAGAAAGATCTGGCCCAGGCGCAGGAGAAGGTCAACGAAGCGCTGAAGGAAGCACGCACCAAGGCCAACGAGATCATCGATCAGGCCCACGCACGTGCCAACCAGATCGTCGATGCTGCCCGCAACGAAGCGATCACCGAAGCCACCCGTCAGAAGGAACTGGCCCAGGCTGAAATCGACGCCGCCGCCAACCGTGCCCGTGAAGATCTGCGCAAGCAGGTGTCAGCGCTGGCCGTGACCGGTGCCGAAAAGCTGCTCAAGCGCGAAATCGACGCCAACGCCCACAAGGCGCTGCTCGACGAGCTGGCCTCGGAGATCTAA
- the atpE gene encoding F0F1 ATP synthase subunit C, producing the protein MYFAVLTNFAQIQSSTALAVGIMIGLAALGAGLGLAIMAGKFLESAARQPELIPVLQVRMFITAGLIDAAFIISVAVGLLLAFANPLSAAFAGAVTKALAG; encoded by the coding sequence ATGTACTTCGCCGTCCTGACCAACTTCGCGCAGATTCAGAGCTCCACCGCCCTTGCCGTCGGCATCATGATCGGCCTGGCCGCGCTGGGCGCCGGTCTGGGTCTGGCCATCATGGCTGGTAAGTTCCTGGAGTCGGCCGCCCGCCAGCCGGAACTGATCCCGGTCCTGCAGGTCCGCATGTTCATCACCGCCGGCCTGATCGACGCCGCGTTCATCATCTCGGTCGCCGTCGGCCTGCTGCTGGCCTTCGCCAACCCGCTGTCGGCTGCCTTCGCTGGCGCCGTCACCAAGGCTCTGGCCGGCTGA
- the atpB gene encoding F0F1 ATP synthase subunit A produces the protein MAGEALTPTSYIQHHLHNLTAPVGKGEGMFWHIHVDTFLTAVLMGLVIVVAFWLGTRKATAGVPGKWQAFVEICLEFVDRQAKDTYHGKSKLVTPIAITIFFWILLMNLLKMIPADFIAKPLEWVGVHYWKPVPTADVNATLGMAISVFFLMLFFALKSKGLGGFIKEFLTAPFGKWMMPFNLILNIVEWLSKPISLAMRLFGNMFGGEIVFLLIWVLGGAGFFGAIAGGVFGLGWMLFHLLVIPLQAFIFMMLSIVYLSLSEDAH, from the coding sequence ATGGCGGGCGAGGCTCTAACCCCTACCAGCTACATCCAGCATCACCTGCACAACCTGACCGCGCCGGTCGGCAAGGGTGAGGGTATGTTCTGGCATATCCACGTCGATACCTTCCTCACCGCGGTCCTGATGGGCCTGGTGATCGTTGTCGCGTTCTGGCTGGGCACCCGCAAGGCCACCGCCGGTGTGCCGGGCAAGTGGCAGGCCTTCGTGGAAATCTGCCTGGAGTTCGTCGACCGCCAGGCCAAGGACACCTACCACGGCAAGAGCAAGCTGGTCACGCCGATCGCCATCACCATCTTCTTCTGGATTCTGCTGATGAATCTGCTGAAGATGATCCCGGCCGATTTCATCGCCAAGCCGCTGGAATGGGTGGGCGTGCACTACTGGAAGCCGGTCCCGACCGCTGACGTCAATGCCACCCTGGGCATGGCCATCAGCGTGTTCTTCCTGATGCTGTTCTTCGCACTGAAGTCGAAGGGCCTTGGCGGCTTCATCAAGGAATTCCTGACGGCGCCGTTCGGCAAGTGGATGATGCCGTTCAACCTGATCCTCAACATCGTCGAGTGGCTGAGCAAGCCGATCTCGCTGGCGATGCGACTGTTCGGCAACATGTTCGGCGGCGAAATCGTGTTCCTGCTGATCTGGGTGCTGGGTGGTGCCGGTTTCTTCGGTGCCATTGCCGGTGGTGTGTTCGGCCTCGGCTGGATGCTGTTCCACCTGCTGGTAATCCCGCTGCAGGCCTTCATCTTCATGATGCTGTCGATCGTGTACCTGAGCCTGTCGGAAGACGCTCACTGA
- the lpdA gene encoding dihydrolipoyl dehydrogenase → MATIEVKVPDIGDYSDVPVIEVLVAVGDTVKKDQGLVTLESDKATLEVPSSAAGVVKEIKVKLGDTLSEGAVVVLLDAEGAAEAPAKAAAPAPAAAAPASKPPVTPSHRAPAEPAAPKPALSSGKPADIECEMVVLGSGPGGYTAAFRAADVGLDTVLVERYASLGGVCLNVGCIPSKALLHAAAVIDEVAHAGDFGVEFGKPTITLDKLRQYKEKVVNQLTKGLAGMAKQRKVRSVQGVGRFVSANELEITAADGSTQLLRFQKCIIAAGSQAVKLPNFPWDDKRVMDSTDALELADVPASLLVVGGGIIGLEMATVYGALGSKVTVVEFMDQLMPGADKDLVKPLADRLKKQGIDVHLKTKASGVTADAKGITVTFEAAEEGQAPALAQGTFDRVLVAVGRSPNGKKIDAEKAGVQVTDRGFIPVDRQMRTNVPHIFAIGDIVGNPMLAHKATHEGKLAAEVAAGHKKEWVARVIPSVAYTNPEIAWVGVTETEAKAKGLKVGVAKFPWAASGRAIGIGRTEGFTKLIFDEETHRIIGGAIVGVHAGDLLAEIGLAIEMGAEAEDIGHTIHAHPTLSESVAMASEIYDGTITDLYMPKKK, encoded by the coding sequence GGTCAAGGAAATCAAGGTCAAGCTGGGCGACACCCTGTCCGAAGGCGCCGTGGTCGTGCTGCTGGATGCCGAAGGCGCCGCCGAAGCCCCGGCCAAGGCCGCCGCGCCGGCCCCGGCTGCAGCCGCCCCGGCCAGCAAGCCGCCGGTGACTCCGTCGCACCGCGCCCCGGCCGAGCCGGCGGCACCGAAGCCGGCGCTGTCCAGCGGCAAGCCGGCCGACATCGAATGCGAAATGGTCGTGCTGGGCTCGGGCCCGGGCGGCTACACCGCCGCCTTCCGCGCCGCCGACGTCGGCCTGGATACGGTGCTCGTCGAGCGCTACGCCAGCCTCGGCGGCGTCTGCCTCAATGTCGGCTGCATCCCGTCAAAGGCGCTGCTGCATGCCGCCGCGGTGATCGACGAAGTCGCCCACGCCGGTGATTTCGGCGTCGAGTTCGGCAAGCCGACCATCACCCTGGACAAGCTGCGCCAGTACAAGGAAAAGGTCGTCAACCAGCTGACCAAGGGCCTGGCCGGCATGGCCAAGCAGCGCAAGGTCCGCAGTGTGCAGGGCGTCGGCAGGTTCGTTTCCGCCAACGAGCTGGAAATCACCGCCGCTGACGGCAGCACCCAGCTGCTGCGCTTCCAGAAGTGCATCATCGCCGCCGGTTCGCAGGCGGTGAAGCTGCCGAACTTCCCGTGGGACGACAAGCGCGTGATGGATTCCACCGACGCGCTGGAGCTGGCCGACGTGCCGGCCTCGCTGCTGGTCGTCGGCGGCGGCATCATCGGCCTGGAAATGGCCACCGTGTATGGCGCGCTGGGCAGCAAGGTCACCGTGGTCGAGTTCATGGACCAGCTGATGCCGGGCGCCGACAAGGACCTGGTCAAGCCGCTGGCCGACCGCCTGAAGAAGCAGGGCATCGACGTGCACCTGAAGACCAAGGCCTCGGGCGTCACCGCCGATGCCAAGGGCATCACCGTCACCTTCGAAGCCGCCGAGGAAGGCCAGGCGCCTGCGTTGGCGCAGGGCACCTTCGACCGTGTGCTGGTGGCCGTGGGCCGCTCGCCGAACGGCAAGAAGATCGATGCCGAGAAGGCCGGCGTGCAGGTCACCGACCGTGGCTTCATTCCGGTTGACCGTCAGATGCGCACCAACGTGCCGCACATCTTTGCCATCGGCGACATCGTCGGCAACCCGATGCTGGCGCACAAGGCCACGCACGAGGGCAAGCTGGCCGCTGAAGTGGCTGCCGGCCACAAGAAGGAGTGGGTGGCGCGCGTGATTCCGTCGGTGGCCTATACCAACCCGGAAATCGCCTGGGTCGGCGTGACCGAGACCGAAGCCAAGGCCAAGGGCCTGAAGGTGGGCGTGGCCAAGTTCCCGTGGGCCGCCAGCGGCCGCGCGATCGGCATCGGCCGTACCGAAGGCTTCACCAAGCTGATCTTCGACGAAGAGACCCACCGCATCATCGGTGGCGCGATCGTTGGCGTGCATGCCGGCGACCTGCTGGCCGAGATCGGCCTGGCCATCGAGATGGGTGCGGAAGCCGAAGACATCGGCCACACCATCCACGCGCACCCGACGCTGAGCGAATCGGTGGCGATGGCCTCGGAAATCTACGACGGCACGATCACCGATCTGTACATGCCGAAGAAGAAGTAG